The Planococcus liqunii genome includes a region encoding these proteins:
- a CDS encoding ABC transporter ATP-binding protein, translating to MATAVQTNNLSIGYNENLLFENLNLSIPRGEISVFVGSNGCGKSTLLRSIARLLKPHEGSILLEGKEVHKLSSREVAKKMGILPQSPVSPEGLTVHDLVKQGRYPHQSWLKRWTEEDTEKVEAAMKATRVDEFRDKPVDELSGGQRQRAWIAMTLAQDTDIILLDEPTTYLDMTHQIEILDLLFELNEVHGRTIIMVLHDLNLASRYAHNIIAIKDGAVFGQGTPENVINCDLVRSVFGMECQVSKDPLFGTPHCVPFGRGRCIVPELRQAKSGA from the coding sequence ATGGCGACGGCTGTTCAAACCAACAACTTGTCAATTGGCTATAACGAAAATTTATTATTTGAAAACCTGAACTTATCCATTCCGCGCGGCGAAATTTCAGTATTTGTCGGCAGCAACGGCTGCGGCAAATCCACACTGCTTCGTTCGATTGCGCGTTTACTTAAACCTCACGAAGGTTCTATATTGCTGGAAGGCAAAGAAGTCCACAAGCTGTCTTCACGGGAAGTGGCAAAGAAAATGGGCATTCTGCCACAGTCTCCTGTTTCACCGGAAGGCTTGACGGTGCATGATCTGGTAAAACAGGGCCGCTATCCCCACCAATCCTGGCTGAAGCGCTGGACGGAAGAAGATACTGAGAAAGTTGAAGCTGCCATGAAGGCCACGCGCGTTGATGAATTCCGCGACAAGCCGGTCGATGAACTGTCCGGCGGCCAGCGCCAGCGTGCATGGATTGCCATGACGCTTGCCCAGGATACCGATATCATTCTTCTTGATGAGCCTACCACTTATCTGGACATGACGCATCAGATTGAAATTCTGGATCTGCTGTTTGAATTGAATGAAGTGCACGGCCGCACAATCATTATGGTACTGCATGACCTGAACCTGGCTTCCCGGTATGCACACAATATCATCGCCATTAAAGATGGGGCAGTTTTCGGCCAAGGAACTCCGGAAAATGTCATCAATTGCGACCTTGTGCGTTCTGTTTTCGGAATGGAATGCCAAGTTTCCAAAGACCCACTATTCGGCACGCCGCATTGTGTTCCATTCGGCAGAGGGCGCTGCATCGTACCGGAACTCCGCCAAGCAAAGAGCGGAGCCTGA
- a CDS encoding ABC transporter substrate-binding protein produces the protein MKKKWMLLTAMVLLVLSACSSAGEETATNEEAAGEPVTITGTNGEVKLDAPAKKVVVLEWTYAEDLLAVGVQPAGMADIAEYGDYVNIEPQLDETVVDVGGRQEPNLEAIAAIEPDLIIGVSFRHDAMLAELETIAPTVIFNPYPEDESIDLYQEMETTFKEIAKAVDKTAEADQVLADLEKEYEASAAEIEAANLKTKDVILTLAYTGPQAPEIRVFTPNSMASIILDRIGLKNVHQPDQFEVFGSSTFNVEGLVKYENANYLYTVPDEDNIYENQLKGNPVWENLAFVKEGRTYDLGADTWLYGGPLSAKTLMDQITDVMVNQ, from the coding sequence ATGAAAAAGAAATGGATGTTGTTGACGGCAATGGTTTTGCTGGTTCTGTCAGCTTGTTCGTCTGCTGGTGAAGAAACGGCCACTAACGAAGAGGCTGCAGGAGAACCGGTGACAATTACCGGTACGAACGGAGAAGTGAAATTGGATGCGCCTGCAAAAAAAGTGGTCGTGCTGGAATGGACATATGCTGAAGACTTATTGGCTGTAGGCGTTCAGCCGGCAGGCATGGCAGACATCGCTGAGTATGGCGATTATGTCAATATCGAGCCCCAATTGGATGAAACGGTAGTAGACGTTGGCGGGCGGCAAGAACCGAACCTGGAAGCCATCGCCGCGATTGAACCGGATCTGATCATTGGAGTAAGCTTCCGCCACGATGCGATGCTTGCAGAACTGGAAACCATCGCCCCAACGGTCATCTTCAATCCGTATCCGGAAGATGAAAGCATTGACCTTTATCAGGAAATGGAAACAACGTTCAAGGAAATTGCCAAAGCGGTAGATAAGACAGCTGAAGCGGATCAAGTCCTGGCTGATCTTGAAAAAGAATACGAAGCAAGCGCTGCTGAAATTGAAGCAGCCAACTTGAAGACCAAAGATGTAATTTTGACTTTGGCATACACCGGCCCGCAAGCTCCTGAAATCCGGGTGTTCACGCCGAATTCAATGGCTTCGATTATTTTAGACCGCATCGGGCTGAAAAATGTCCACCAGCCGGATCAATTTGAAGTGTTCGGTTCGAGCACATTCAACGTGGAAGGCTTGGTCAAGTATGAGAATGCCAATTATTTATACACGGTTCCTGACGAAGACAATATTTACGAAAACCAGCTGAAAGGCAATCCGGTATGGGAAAACCTGGCGTTCGTAAAAGAAGGACGCACCTATGACCTAGGGGCGGATACATGGCTATACGGCGGTCCGTTGTCAGCGAAAACCTTAATGGACCAGATTACAGATGTGATGGTGAATCAATAA